DNA from Equus asinus isolate D_3611 breed Donkey chromosome 17, EquAss-T2T_v2, whole genome shotgun sequence:
CTTCTGCTGAGTTAGGACCTCAGGTTCAAAGACCCGCTGATGGTAAGTGTTCTTTTCTGATTTATGTGGATTGAGACTTAGTGTGGATGTGGAGGGGGTGATGGAAATTCTTATAGATGTGGATTGGGTGGAATCAAGTCCCTGATCTTGAAAGATACTTCATATACTGAAAGTTATAAGAATTTGATTGAGGTTACAttataatttagatttttaaataacaatagcaataaaaaacTCTTGTAGAGCACTTACTATGGGCCATGCATGtcttaaaagagatttaagaagagaaggaaggaaagaaagaaagagagagagagaaggaattctAATAacaaagtactattattatccctaatTTTACAGAGTCATAGAGAGTTCAActaacctgcccaagatcacacatatATTATATGGTAAAGCTGGGAATTAAATCCAGGCAGGCTATAGCCAGAATCCACATTCTTAACAATTAAATAGCTTAGAGAGCTCAGACTGAAGACAAATTTGAAAGTGGAACTATGTTAGTATATTCAGATCTAATATTTGACAGTTAAGAGCATTTCTATACACATCTGGCCTAATCTTTTtgatgaaataagccagatagagaaagatgaactctgtatgactccactcataggtggaagttaaacatgtagacaaagagaactgattggtggttaccaggggaaaagcGGGATGggggagtgggcacagagggtgaagtggGGCACCTACAACaagactgacaataatgtacaactgaaatttcacaaggttgtaaactatcataatcttaataaaagtaaaaaaaaatttcattttacttagaGTCTACATAAAATGTCAAAATGGAACATAGCTGAgactttaagtttaaaaaaaatattctaaatgtctGATTGGTTGTTTCACAATTACATAGCTGAACCTGGTCTCTCCCTTGGTTTCTCCATTCTAATACTGAAACTTAAATAAGTTAGATGAATAGTTATTTTCAGGGCATGAGGTAACTCATCTGGGACATACAAAAAACTGTCCAAATAATAACTTTCATCGGGGatttactatgtatcaggcactttACAAACTTTGccttattttaattcttaaaataaatgtatgacaTTGATCCTGTCATctgtcttaaagaaaaagaaattgaagcctAGAGATGATATACATATCACCCAAAGTAACACAGCTGCTAATTGGTAGAGGCAGGACTTGATCACAGGAAGTCTGAATCCAAAGTTTAAGCTCATATCAACCATGctatattaaaaagcaaatatttaagacaatGACTATAATTGCcttctgagagaaagagagagaatctttGCATAAAGTTGTAATCCTCTGTAATACTTTGCCCTCCCtctcacatattttttaattatttgttgatACCACTGTAGTGAAGATTGTCATTATTATCCCAGATCTGCATCTTGTCATTGTGGTCCATGGGAAACACCTCCACAACTAAGGCCTGGAACAGCTCATCAGTGACCACATTCATCTTCGTGGGATTTGCAGACCATCCAGAACTCCAGGTCCTGCTCTTTGTGACCTTCCTGGGTATCTATCTTGTGACCCTCTCCTGGAACCTGGCTCTCATCTTTCTAATCAGAAGTGACACCCATCTGCAAacacccatgtatttcttcctcagcAAGTTGTCCTTCATTGACATCTGTTACTCTTCCACAGTGGCTCCCAAGATGCTCACTGACTTCTTCCAGGAGCAGAAGACCATATCATTCTTGGGTTGTGCtgctcagttctttttttttgatggcATAGGTCTAACTGAGTGCTTTCTCCTGACTGCTATGGCATACGATCGATACACAGCCATCTCCAGTCCCCTGCTCTACACTGCCATCATGTCCCAGGGTCTCTGTACACGCATGGTGATTGGGGCATATTTCAGTGGCTTCCTGAGCTCCCTGATCCAGGCCTGCTCTATATTTCAGCTCCACTTCTGTGGACCCAACATCATCAACCATTTCTTCTGTGACCTCCCGCCAGTTTTAGCGCTTTCTTGCTCTGACACGTTCCTCAGTCAAGTGGTGAATTTTCTTGTAGTGGTCACCATTGGGGGAACATCATTCCTCATCCTCGTCATCTCCTACAGTTACATAGTTGCTGCTGTCTTGAAGATCCATTCAGTGGAAGGCCAAAGGAAAACCTTCAACACATGTGCCTCACACC
Protein-coding regions in this window:
- the LOC139040664 gene encoding olfactory receptor 5A1-like, producing MGNTSTTKAWNSSSVTTFIFVGFADHPELQVLLFVTFLGIYLVTLSWNLALIFLIRSDTHLQTPMYFFLSKLSFIDICYSSTVAPKMLTDFFQEQKTISFLGCAAQFFFFDGIGLTECFLLTAMAYDRYTAISSPLLYTAIMSQGLCTRMVIGAYFSGFLSSLIQACSIFQLHFCGPNIINHFFCDLPPVLALSCSDTFLSQVVNFLVVVTIGGTSFLILVISYSYIVAAVLKIHSVEGQRKTFNTCASHLMVVTLLFRTALFMYLRPSSSYSLGRDKVVSVFYSLVIPMLNPLIYSLRNKEIKDALWKLLENKKVFS